Within Psychrobacter sp. DAB_AL43B, the genomic segment GTCGTCCTCGATATGGCACGTGAAGGCATGCCGTTAAAAGCAGTTGCAACTTTCCATGGCAACCCTTCGCCGAAGCAGCCAGCCGATAAAAACTTCAAAGCTAAAGTATTGGTCGCCCACGGTCGCGATGATTCTATGGTATCGATGGAGGCCATAGAAGGTCTCAAATCAGAGCTAGATGCCGCTGATGTCGATTACACTATTGATGTTTATGATAACGCTAAGCATGGTTTTACTAACCCACAAGCCGATGAGCGCGCTGCCAAAAATGGCGTAGATTTGGGCTATAACGAAGCCGCTGCCAAGCAAAGCTGGGAAAACATGCTGGAGTTTATGAAAAGCAACTTGGCATAAAGCTTTATAAAATCTTGTTATAAATAACGCAGCAAAAACAAGGGCAGCTTAATACTTAAGCTGCCCTTGTTTTTCCATTAAAACCATTACTATTGTGCTTATCGCCAAATAACGTCATTATCACTCTATTATCAGATGGATTGAGTGACGAGGATGCTATATCTATTTATAAACCAACTTGGCTGGCTGGCTTTTATTGCTTTGTTAATTGTGGTTGTGGCGTTATACGCCAAGATAAATCAGCAGCTCAGGCATTTACGCCGCGATATGGCACAATTACAAGCTGAGTTTGAGCTGCATAAAAATAACCTGATAGCAGAAAAACCTGCCCATTCTGCTGATATAAGCTTTATTAAAGATAGTAGTTCGGAATCAGAATCTGCGGTAGCACCTGATAGCGCTTTAAGTCCTTGGCCACCAACGCTTACTTCTTCATCATCGTTATCTTCAGAAGAAGAAAAAGTTACTTCTGCGTCATCTACTTTACCTATTTTTGACTCTATTAAAAACCTGCGCTTAAAGTCGAAACCACAGAATTCAACCACTGACATAGAGCCGGACGAACGCTCTTTGCCAATAGTTACTTCCATTATCAGCTCGATTAAAAACTGGTTCTTTGGCGGTAATTTGGTGGTACGTGTCGGAGTCTTAGTATTGCTGGTCGGCGTGGTTTTATTGCTACGCTTATTAAGCGAGTATATCGAGATACCGATTACCGTTAAACTTATTGCCATAGGTGCTATTGGCTTAGGGCTAGCAGGATTGGGATTAAAACTAGTAAAAAATCGCTTTGCTTACGGCATTACCTTGCAAGGAGCCGGTTTATCCATCGCTTATTTAAGTACCTTTTTTGCCTATAGCGTGTATCACGTCATTAGTGCCTTACCAAGCTTTATGGCACTCGGTATATTATCGGCGCTAACGGTTGCTTTAGCGGTGCGCCAAAACGCTTTCCCGTTAGCATTATTGGCATTATCCGGTGGCTTTTTTGCGCCAATTTTGACAAGTCAAGATACCGGCAGCTTAACGGTATTATTTAGCTATTATTTATTATTAAATGTGACCATTGCTGCTATTGCCCATTATCGCCCGTGGAAGGTACTTAACTTATTGGGTGTGGGCGTGACCTTTGGGCTGGCATACTATTGGGGGCTCACTGAGAATTTAATAGCAATTATTGATAATCAGCGCTGGGCATTGGTCCTGCTCGTAGCACTGCATGTCCTGCTCTATCTATTCGTCGTCATTCGCTATGCTCAGCAAATCATTGCTTATAACAATAGCCATGAGTTGGATACTAATAGCGAAAATCAAACTGCTGACATTCAGACCGCTAATATTACTGACCATCAGTATTTATTTCCTATTGATATTGGGCTGCTATTTTCAGTGCCGATATTGGCATTTGGTTTATTTTCAGCGTTATTGAGCGATATCAATCACGCATTAACCTTTGCTAGCGCGATTTTAGCAGCGATTTATTTGGGGCTTGGCTGGACCTTTATTCAGCGTAGTCAGCGCTATGCGCTGATTACTGAAGGCATGCTGGCATTAGGGTTTGGCTTTTTAGCCTTGGTGATTCCGCTGGCGTTAAACGCTGAGTGGATTGCCTTTGGTTGGTCGGTGCAAGGATTAGCTTTGGTCTGGTTTGGCCGTCGCTCATTACGTGCATGGTCAGTATTATTCGGTTTATCGTTACAGCTGATTAGTATTGCTATGCTGTTAAATAGCTTTGTTATCACTGTTACGCATTATCCCACCTTGGCATTAACGATTTCTGCCATCAGTGCGCTCGCCAGCGTTTTTATTCTACGTGCCAGTAACTCGCCTATCCTATCTCCTATCGCAGAGATTCAAGATTCAGCACAAGCTATTCATTATTCTGAAAACGAGCTTAACGCCAATCATACGCTGTCAGAATACGCCAAAGATTTGGGCATCAGTGACACGGCAGCTCAGCAATGGCTTGCCAGTATCAATAGCCAAAGCATAGCGTTTAAAATCATTTGGCAAAGTCCAGTTTTGATACGTCTGTTGACGCTCACTGCGATGGGCTGGCTACTATATGTGTTAATCATTGATTTTGACCAATGGTTTGCCAGCTGGCAATTGGCAACGACTACCCTGATAGCATTGGCGAGTTTAGTCAGCATTATCATTTATCATGTGGTTAACTATTACCGTTCGTGGCGCGAAATCAGACAATTTAGCCATGGTTTGCTGCTGTTATTTTATGCCATGATCGTATTACAGCTGCCACAAAGATATGAATTTGACTATCAATGGACGACTTTTCATTGGCCGATATTTATGACGCTCTTAATCGGCTGGCTAGTCGTTGGGCAACTTTGGTTAAAAACGTGGCATAACAATACTAATATCAATAAAGACAATCATAACAATGCAGAATTAAAAGGCTACGATAGCGCTAGCTGGCTTGGCACTGGAATTATAGTTTTGGCAGAATTGGTACATTATAGATTGCCCAATTCACAAGGGGTGATGACTATCCTTGTACCTATTGCCTTGATGCTGGCTGGACTCTGGTGGACGCACCGTCATAACTTAATTCAATCCCATCATTCGCCAGAAAAAAACACATCTTCAGCGCTTTCGCTGTACTGGTTTGACTGGCAAGAGGCAATATTAAACAGTGCCAAAATTTTTGTGCCCATTACATTAGGCTGGGTTATTTTTACCAACTTCTCCTATGATGGCGTCATTTGGGAACTACCCTATTTTCCTTTGTTTAATTTATATGATGTGACCTTATGGCTAATCGTATTTTATGGGTTGGGCGTTTATTTACTCGGTCAATCACAGGGCAAGCAATCGCAAAACATCTTAGATGCCATTCCTAAAAATAATACGCTACTCATTATATTAGCGCTGATTAGTTTTTGGATACTTTCGAGCATGTTGGTCAGGACGTTGCACGCTTTTATTAACACACCACTATGGATTGTTGGTTTCTACGAAAGTACTGGCGGCGCATGGTATAGCGAGCAAGTGCAGACAGGATTAACGATTTTATGGACATTATTGGCATTGGCTGCAACTATTATTGCCAGTCGCTACCTCCAGCGGGCGCTGTGGTTTATGGGTATTGGATTGCTGGGCGTGGTGGTACTCAAACTGGTCTTGGTTGATTTATCACAAACTGAGGCGATTTGGCGGGTGATTTCTTTCCTTGGCGCAGGTAGTTTGATATTAGTGATTGGTTATTTGGCACCCCTGCCACCTGCTCATGATGAGGTCGTAGATGATCCTCAAGGATAGCGACTGCGATAACTGCCGCTGATGACGTCAAGAAATTGTAACGTGATAACGCTGGTTCTGTAGTAAACTGAACACCATTAAAAAGTAAATGACGATTGTCTTACTTTTAGCATTTTCTATAAAAGGTTATAAAAGCAAATGGATAAGAGAGTAAGTATTCAGTGGTTCCCTGGGCATATGAACAAAGCCCGCAATGAAATCAAAGAAAACATGCCACAAATGGACGTGGTCATCGAAGTGATTGATGCGCGTATCCCTTATAGTAGTGAAAACCCAATGGTCGCGGCATTGCGCGGCGAAAAACCTGTCATCAAAATCTTAAACAAAGCCGATCTTGCTGATCCCGAATTGACCCAAGCGTGGATGGATTATCTTGAGCAACAAGATGGTGTCAAAGCAATCGCTTGTGACGATAATAAAGCCGATGACGTAAAGCGCATCATCGCCCTTTGTAAAAAACTTGTCCCCAATAAAGTCGGCACGGGTCGCCAGATCAAAGCCATGATTATGGGGATTCCAAACGTCGGTAAATCGACTTTGATTAATACCCTAGCAGGACGTGCGGTTGCTAGAACAGGTGACGAACCAGCGGTGACTAAGTCGCAGCAGCTAATTAAGCTTGACGATGACATCATGCTCTATGATACCCCTGGTATGCTATGGCCAAAGGTTGAAAACGAAAACTCTGGTTATCGTTTGGCAGCGACCGGCGGCATACGTGATACGGCGTTTGACTTTGCTGATGTTGCAGGCTATACCGCTGAATATTTGCTTGAAGCCTATCCTGAGCTATTAAAAGCCCGCTATAAAATTGAAGAATTGCCCAAGACAGATTGGGAGTTTTTTGAAGTGGCTGGACGTAATCGTGGCTGTGTGCGTGCGGGAAATAAAGTCGATACTTACCGGATGTCAGAAATCCTAGTCAATGAACTGCGTAGCGGTAAGATTGGACGTATTACTTTAGAGACGCCGGCAATGACTGAGGCTGAAGAAATCGTCGTCGCCGAGCAACGTCTGGCTGCTGAAGAAAAAAGGATTGCTAAAGAAGAAGAGAAACGCCTGCGTCGTTTAAAGACACGTAAAAATCGTAAATAAATCTCATAAAAAATACCGGCTACTATGAATCCATTAATACCATCGGCTAAAACTATTCAAATCTATCTGCCAAAAGGCAATCCTCGCGGGTTACGTTTGGCAGAGATGACTACGCGTACAGTAAGACTGATTGAAATCCCGCGCATTCATATTGATGACTTTTTTGCGATGCCAGAAGCCAATCAAGTTGGTTTATATTTTTTGGTCGGTGATACAGACAGTATCGACAAGCCGCTACTATATATTGGGCAAACCGGTGATTTAAGAAGACGACTAAATCAGCATCATGAAAAGGATTTTTGGACGCGTGCTTTTGTCATGCTCTCGACCAATAACTCAATGACCCAAACTCACGCGTTATATATGGAACATAAAGCTATTGCCACTGCTATTAAAGTTGGGCGCTATGAGATAAAAAATGGTAATACTGGTAATCGTCCACATACTCCTGATCCATTAAAAGCCGACTGCGAAGAACTGTTTTATACGCTCGATGTTTTATTATCAACTTTAGGGCAGCCTATTTTTGAATCACTTAGTATCAATAACAAAAGTGCTAACAGTAATGAGATCTTACCTATTATAGATACAAGAAATACTATCTGTATTGGGACAACTCCTACTCAAATATCCCTTACTCAACCGGAGTCCACACTTTTTTATTGCAAAACTCATGGTACCTATGCTAAGGGTTATTATGATGATGATGGGTTTGTAGTGTTATCAGGTTCACTAATAAATAAGAGAACAATTGCATCAGCAAGCAGCTGGGCAATTAATAAAAGAGATGAAATGTTGTCAGCAAAGAAATTAATTGAATATGATAGCGAACTCTATGAGCTAATAGAAAACTTATTGTGCAAAACACCCAGTGGTGCATCTGATTTTGTACTTGGCTCTTCAAGCAATGGTTGGAAAATTTGGAAAAATGAAGCAGGTCAAACTTTAGATAGTATCTATCGCTAACGCCTTTAATCCCGATACGCAACCCTCATATAACCTTCATACTTTTGAATTGCTCGCCCATTGCCTATGACAGCCCCTACTTTTATTCATACAGATACCAACCTTAATTCCTTCGCCCCACGCCTACTCGACTGGTTCGCCGAAAACGGTCGCCATGATTTGCCTTGGCAGCAGCACCAAACCGACACGCCTAACCCTTATATCGTTTGGTTATCCGAAGTCATGCTTCAGCAAACGCAAGTAACGACGGTGCTGCCCTACTTTGCCCGCTTTATGGAGTCGTTTCCGACAGTACAAGATTTAGCAGTAGCAGAATGGGATATGGTGGCAGAGCATTGGGCAGGACTTGGTTACTATGCGCGTGCGCGTAATTTG encodes:
- a CDS encoding DUF2339 domain-containing protein, with the translated sequence MLYLFINQLGWLAFIALLIVVVALYAKINQQLRHLRRDMAQLQAEFELHKNNLIAEKPAHSADISFIKDSSSESESAVAPDSALSPWPPTLTSSSSLSSEEEKVTSASSTLPIFDSIKNLRLKSKPQNSTTDIEPDERSLPIVTSIISSIKNWFFGGNLVVRVGVLVLLVGVVLLLRLLSEYIEIPITVKLIAIGAIGLGLAGLGLKLVKNRFAYGITLQGAGLSIAYLSTFFAYSVYHVISALPSFMALGILSALTVALAVRQNAFPLALLALSGGFFAPILTSQDTGSLTVLFSYYLLLNVTIAAIAHYRPWKVLNLLGVGVTFGLAYYWGLTENLIAIIDNQRWALVLLVALHVLLYLFVVIRYAQQIIAYNNSHELDTNSENQTADIQTANITDHQYLFPIDIGLLFSVPILAFGLFSALLSDINHALTFASAILAAIYLGLGWTFIQRSQRYALITEGMLALGFGFLALVIPLALNAEWIAFGWSVQGLALVWFGRRSLRAWSVLFGLSLQLISIAMLLNSFVITVTHYPTLALTISAISALASVFILRASNSPILSPIAEIQDSAQAIHYSENELNANHTLSEYAKDLGISDTAAQQWLASINSQSIAFKIIWQSPVLIRLLTLTAMGWLLYVLIIDFDQWFASWQLATTTLIALASLVSIIIYHVVNYYRSWREIRQFSHGLLLLFYAMIVLQLPQRYEFDYQWTTFHWPIFMTLLIGWLVVGQLWLKTWHNNTNINKDNHNNAELKGYDSASWLGTGIIVLAELVHYRLPNSQGVMTILVPIALMLAGLWWTHRHNLIQSHHSPEKNTSSALSLYWFDWQEAILNSAKIFVPITLGWVIFTNFSYDGVIWELPYFPLFNLYDVTLWLIVFYGLGVYLLGQSQGKQSQNILDAIPKNNTLLIILALISFWILSSMLVRTLHAFINTPLWIVGFYESTGGAWYSEQVQTGLTILWTLLALAATIIASRYLQRALWFMGIGLLGVVVLKLVLVDLSQTEAIWRVISFLGAGSLILVIGYLAPLPPAHDEVVDDPQG
- the ylqF gene encoding ribosome biogenesis GTPase YlqF, translated to MDKRVSIQWFPGHMNKARNEIKENMPQMDVVIEVIDARIPYSSENPMVAALRGEKPVIKILNKADLADPELTQAWMDYLEQQDGVKAIACDDNKADDVKRIIALCKKLVPNKVGTGRQIKAMIMGIPNVGKSTLINTLAGRAVARTGDEPAVTKSQQLIKLDDDIMLYDTPGMLWPKVENENSGYRLAATGGIRDTAFDFADVAGYTAEYLLEAYPELLKARYKIEELPKTDWEFFEVAGRNRGCVRAGNKVDTYRMSEILVNELRSGKIGRITLETPAMTEAEEIVVAEQRLAAEEKRIAKEEEKRLRRLKTRKNRK
- a CDS encoding GIY-YIG nuclease family protein; the encoded protein is MNPLIPSAKTIQIYLPKGNPRGLRLAEMTTRTVRLIEIPRIHIDDFFAMPEANQVGLYFLVGDTDSIDKPLLYIGQTGDLRRRLNQHHEKDFWTRAFVMLSTNNSMTQTHALYMEHKAIATAIKVGRYEIKNGNTGNRPHTPDPLKADCEELFYTLDVLLSTLGQPIFESLSINNKSANSNEILPIIDTRNTICIGTTPTQISLTQPESTLFYCKTHGTYAKGYYDDDGFVVLSGSLINKRTIASASSWAINKRDEMLSAKKLIEYDSELYELIENLLCKTPSGASDFVLGSSSNGWKIWKNEAGQTLDSIYR